The following coding sequences lie in one Aspergillus puulaauensis MK2 DNA, chromosome 3, nearly complete sequence genomic window:
- the lreA gene encoding GATA transcription factor LreA (COG:K;~EggNog:ENOG410PJCC;~InterPro:IPR000679,IPR035965,IPR001610,IPR013088, IPR013655,IPR000014;~PFAM:PF13426,PF08447,PF00320;~go_function: GO:0005515 - protein binding [Evidence IEA];~go_function: GO:0008270 - zinc ion binding [Evidence IEA];~go_function: GO:0043565 - sequence-specific DNA binding [Evidence IEA];~go_process: GO:0006355 - regulation of transcription, DNA-templated [Evidence IEA]), whose protein sequence is MANRGIVNFDDIYYDGQYSAPQPEDHEVNNNEALHAKMAPFASSIPVENYVYPPHNPMLEYDPATNTSMPMGLGPGDGFPYDISTHPSSTLPLGHRLDNIASLQPRASRPENISAHSTTQSREYTTSMSWNQPHIPSGITSSTQSALSQPWAATRNVEPSTDQASQARQHQNVQRLPQASVSGPPHRFIQPKTLSGKSYTLAIPKSETTRKNTPYPNIHSRSGFDIMGILARVVSRHDPKIDLGPVDLSCAFVLCDLTLEDHPIVYVSNAFEQLTGYTEREIVGKNCRFLQSPNAQVERGEPRKFVDSYTALRLRYAIEKLSELQVSIINYRKGGQPFMNLVTMIPVHWDSKDYFVGFQVDLVERPDAVTKRNPDGTYMIDYHRSQLPNYAVPSPDMYQDYRDPATQISPSQVSAILDSVVTGQPVARGHLHHMLVENTGDVIFVLSYEGEFLYLSPSCRTMLEYKSSDLLGKTLSTICHPSDIGPVTRDLRACTSDDPISVIYRIRRKYSGFTWFENHGKWHITGKGRQFMVLVGRIISVYSSIQLADLEHGSLMENDLWAKLSLSGIILFMSSKSRAVLGRSPDDLMGKCIQDILVNDNLQSEPGIQQALESSRNYQQTTITHQIRHRKGHALATQITLYPGDMPEDDSKPNFLIAHLRFPKFVQPQQEPSLSTTDDRIRSQNRSQNSGDARSGDTRQLQSAESTLHLRPHPNFPHPFTTSFATLAVPSSLVSETSSGSTSAAAAHLFEELNPTRGSSWYFELRELEKQNRGLVEEAQRLLSRRKKRKRKQSSAVIEKSCVMCQTKTTPEWRRGPSGNRDLCNSCGLRWAKQMRNAAQLEKPVAVA, encoded by the exons ATGGCCAATCGAGGTATCGTTAACTTTGATGATATCTACTATGACGGACAGTACTCTGCACCCCAGCCAGAAGATCATGAAGTAAACAATAACGAGGCTCTGCATGCAAAAATGGCGCCCTTTGCTTCCTCAATTCCGGTAGAAAATTATGTTTATCCACCCCACAATCCCATGCTTGAGTATGACCCTGCAACAAATACCTCGATGCCAATGGGTTTAGGCCCGGGCGACGGGTTCCCTTACGATATCTCTACGCATCCGTCGTCTACTTTACCTTTGGGTCACAGACTAGATAACATTGCTTCCTTACAACCACGAGCTTCCAGACCGGAGAATATCTCCGCACATTCCACCACGCAATCTCGAGAATACACCACGAGCATGAGCTGGAACCAGCCTCATATTCCTAGTGGTATTACATCTTCAACTCAAAGTGCGCTTTCTCAGCCATGGGCAGCCACTCGCAACGTTGAGCCTTCAACGGACCAAGCTTCCCAAGCTCGGCAGCACCAAAATGTCCAGCGTCTTCCCCAGGCCTCGGTATCGGGGCCACCCCACCGGTTCATTCAACCAAAAACATTGTCAGGAAAGA GCTATACTTTAGCTATCCCGAAATCAGAAACTACCCGAAAAAACACGCCATATCCTAATATCCATTCACGAAGTGGATTTGATATAATGGGTATTTTG GCCCGAGTGGTATCACGACACGACCCTAAAATCGACCTAGGTCCTGTCGATCTCTCATGCGCCTTTGTACTTTGTGACCTTACTTTAGAAGACCACCCGATTGTCTATGTTTCGAACGCGTTTGAACAGCTAACAGGATATACCGAAAGGGAGATTGTCGGGAAAAATTGTCGTTTTCTACAAAGTCCAAATGCTCAGGTTGAAAGGGGCGAGCCTCGAAAGTTTGTCGACTCATATACGGCTTTACGTTTACGCTACGCAATCGAGAAACTGTCGGAACTTCAAGTAAGCATCATCAATTACAGGAAAGGAGGACAGCCATTCATGAACCTGGTGACGATGATTCCAGTGCACTGGGATTCCAAGGACTACTTTGTGGGGTTTCAAGTCGATTTGGTCGAGCGGCCGGATGCTGTCACTAAGAGGAATCCCG ATGGTACTTACATGATCGATTATCACCGGAGCCAACTACCGAATTATGCTGTACCCTCGCCAGATATGTATCAGGATTACCGTGATCCAGCCACTCAGATTAGCCCAAGTCAAGTGTCTGCTATACTAGACAGCGTTGTTACTGGCCAACCGGTAGCCAGGGGTCATCTGCATCATATGCTAGTAGAGAACACTGGCGACGTCATCTTTGTTCTATCCTACGAAGGGGAATTCCTCTATCTGTCCCCCTCTTGCCGAACAATGCTAGAGTACAAATCAAGCGACCTCCTCGGCAAAACGCTATCCACAATCTGCCACCCGAGCGATATTGGGCCTGTCACTCGGGACTTGCGAGCCTGCACCTCTGATGACCCTATTAGCGTAATATATCGTATCCGGAGAAAGTATAGCGGATTCACCTGGTTTGAAAACCATGGAAAATGGCATATCACCGGAAAAGGCCGACAATTTATGGTCCTAGTCGGCAGAATCATCTCCGTATACTCGTCGATCCAACTCGCTGATCTTGAGCACGGCAGCCTAATGGAGAATGATCTCTGGGCCAAACTATCCTTGTCAGGGATCATCCTGTTCATGTCCTCAAAATCCCGCGCAGTCCTTGGCCGTTCACCCGACGATCTCATGGGCAAATGCATACAAGACATCCTCGTAAACGACAACTTACAGTCAGAACCTGGAATCCAGCAAGCGCTAGAATCTTCCCGTAACTACCAACAAACTACCATCACGCATCAAATCCGCCACCGAAAGGGCCATGCCTTGGCCACCCAGATAACTCTATACCCAGGAGACATGCCAGAAGATGACTCAAAACccaacttcctcatcgcTCACCTTCGCTTCCCAAAATTCGTCCAACCACAACAAGAACCATCATTAAGTACAACGGACGACCGGATACGGAGCCAAAACAGAAGCCAAAACTCAGGTGATGCTAGGTCTGGAGATACACGCCAGCTGCAATCGGCCGAATCAACACTTCACCTGAGACCTCACCCCAACTTTCCGCACCCATTCACCACGTCCTTTGCAACACTAGCCGTGCCATCATCTCTTGTCAGTGAaaccagctccggctcgACCTCTGCCGCTGCCGCCCATCTCTTCGAAGAATTAAATCCTACTAGAGGCTCAAGCTGGTATTTTGAGCTGCGCGAGTTGGAAAAGCAGAATCGTGGGTTAGTAGAGGAAGCCCAGCGCCTCCTTTCTAGGAGAAAGAAACGGAAGAGAAAACAGAGCTCTGCTGTCATCGAGAAAAGTTGTGTTATGTGTCAGACTAAGACGACGCCGGAGTGGCGACGGGGACCGAGTGGAAATAGGGATTTATGTAATAGTTGTGGATTGAGGTGGGCGAAGCAGATGAGAAATGCGGCGCAGCTGGAGAAACCAGTTGCCGTGGCATAG